In one window of Bdellovibrio bacteriovorus W DNA:
- a CDS encoding acetyl-CoA acetyltransferase (COG0183 Acetyl-CoA acetyltransferase): MNKKIVFVAGKRTPFGAFGGSLKDVTATELGVIAAKGTLEQAGVSAEKVDHVVFGNVIQSSADAAYLPRHIGLKTGVPVSVGALAVNRLCGSGFQSWVNAAQMIECGEASVVLAGGVEQMSLIPYVARKVRFDGMRMGNFELEDLMTSALTDAYAQMPMALTAEKLGDQYGITREQSDKYALQSQSRFKEAFDKGYFEEEITPVTISSKKGDVLIKTDEHPKPDSTYEKISTLKSIFKKDGLVTAASASGIVDGAACSLLMSEDKAKELGLKPLARIVSYASVGCDPTVMGIGPAGAARKALEKAGLKLEDMDLVEVNEAFAAQYLAVEKELKLNPAKTNVNGGAIAVGHPLGASGTRIMNHLVYELKRRGGKYALGSACIGGGQGIAIIIEAM; the protein is encoded by the coding sequence ATGAATAAAAAAATAGTATTTGTCGCAGGTAAAAGAACTCCTTTTGGAGCATTTGGTGGATCTTTAAAAGACGTTACGGCAACGGAGCTTGGTGTGATTGCTGCCAAGGGAACGCTTGAACAAGCAGGTGTTTCTGCGGAAAAAGTGGACCATGTTGTTTTCGGAAACGTTATTCAATCAAGTGCAGATGCCGCTTATCTTCCCAGACATATTGGATTAAAGACGGGTGTGCCAGTGAGTGTTGGCGCCCTTGCAGTAAATCGTCTTTGCGGTAGCGGGTTTCAATCATGGGTGAATGCAGCCCAAATGATTGAGTGCGGAGAAGCTTCTGTTGTTTTAGCTGGTGGTGTTGAGCAGATGTCTTTAATTCCCTATGTTGCACGCAAAGTTCGCTTTGATGGAATGCGTATGGGGAATTTTGAGTTAGAAGATCTCATGACTTCGGCTTTGACGGATGCTTATGCACAAATGCCAATGGCATTGACGGCAGAAAAACTGGGGGATCAGTATGGAATCACTCGTGAACAGAGTGATAAGTATGCCCTTCAGTCACAAAGTCGTTTTAAAGAGGCTTTCGATAAAGGATATTTTGAAGAAGAAATCACTCCGGTGACAATCTCTTCAAAGAAGGGTGATGTTCTTATTAAAACTGATGAACATCCAAAGCCTGATTCTACTTACGAAAAAATTAGCACTTTAAAATCCATCTTCAAAAAAGACGGTCTTGTAACGGCGGCTTCTGCTTCCGGTATTGTGGATGGGGCGGCTTGTTCTTTATTGATGAGCGAAGACAAGGCAAAGGAACTGGGTTTAAAACCTCTGGCTCGTATCGTAAGTTATGCTTCTGTGGGATGTGATCCAACAGTGATGGGAATAGGTCCAGCCGGAGCGGCTCGTAAAGCACTAGAGAAGGCGGGTCTTAAACTTGAGGACATGGATCTTGTGGAGGTCAATGAAGCCTTTGCAGCCCAGTATCTAGCTGTTGAAAAAGAACTTAAATTGAATCCTGCAAAGACAAACGTGAATGGTGGTGCGATTGCTGTCGGTCATCCACTAGGAGCTTCTGGAACGCGCATTATGAATCACCTCGTGTATGAGCTCAAGCGTCGCGGTGGTAAGTATGCTCTGGGCTCTGCTTGTATTGGTGGCGGACAGGGAATTGCTATCATTATTGAAGCGATGTAG
- a CDS encoding YwoF: protein MKYLKNLWYVCCAVFISGCLGQIDFQYSKNPINDISPVSLKLNTPSQSASNTAAIEIQADGSPGASIQLFSDPLCLHSLESKSTPSGTTVFTLTLEDFGKYNFYALQTKDSKTSTCTSAPLTYSYLPPKITALTSPLGLSDVGVVPDIQIAAQSIVKNSLVTFYSAPGCLSPSVAGSAPEIQNSATISLSLSSDGQYEYYANQSINGVTSECSSVKLSYALRRTCDSSDLAATGYARGTGSKLDPFIICSPTQFNRIGSQASDWNKSFTILESLNFNSIPVSRIGGDSCSIAQFTGEIDGNNNELSNITINGTTYAGVFGCFNGVIKNLKFRDISLTGTSYVGIIGSAGVDDSLNTVARVSNIHVENATIQGNKYVGTIAGYAINAELDKNIVTNLTMTPTGTTPQWFGGIAGFVEKLSIINDNTVSISVAGSVGTHIGGIVGILKQSTINFNRSSGSIIQRQYSGGIAGQITAPGSEPGCLSFSDNTSSISFPFSVAPRNTYIGGLVGQLTRCDAKKSSASGNIDAKEYLGGAFGAINSSNIKAISATGNVSTTTGFAGGLVGNAESSFIAKSSATGKIQCSDGGFAIGGFVGYLNNSEIINSYSSGDVSNDWLDSTGTGIGVSEAGKVSYFYTSSTALRTEVKGFLGKEFGAASTYINNYYKATATASPVNGINMVEAKTLAELQIPSTFNGWNFNFVWTMDLAQTPVLNTNRLGGTFYVSTAGSDANEGSFTNPWKTLTFAASEATAGDTIIVRGGQYEEIFSITESGKENLPIVFKNYSGEIAHLKFPTTHPIDDIFPVIRISNASNIIIDGFEISDITTSAKDLEPIGILVTGHGQNITLQNLKIRDIRQSHVDGNALGILVQGTDALGLKNVRILNNQISNLETGWSETIAVNGNVEGFLIEGNYLHDNNNIGIDIIGYEDTCSSCPTELNRARNGIVRSNTILNSTSLANPSYAGEPGAVGIYVDGGKDIIIELNRLEGNDWGIELSSEKPGNFFSNNVIVRNNIISKSKLSGIVFGGYTATRSGCVDCHIVNNTFFNNDLHNSGGSFGEIHLQHRNTNVNIWNNIFYAETSPILVKQTGTSNTGINFDNNLYYLAPGKTPLWRLNGQSYTTFADFKAAGFETNGAFAKPLMVGEPDGDFRPLPNSPTAGTGKMLPTGIVGTVAYGNTSRSNGIKIDIGAHEY, encoded by the coding sequence ATGAAATATCTGAAAAATCTCTGGTATGTGTGTTGTGCAGTCTTCATCTCGGGCTGTCTTGGTCAAATTGACTTTCAGTATTCAAAGAATCCAATTAATGACATTTCTCCAGTCAGTCTGAAGCTCAACACCCCCTCTCAGAGTGCCTCGAACACGGCCGCAATTGAAATCCAAGCAGATGGAAGCCCAGGCGCTAGTATTCAGTTATTCTCTGATCCTCTGTGCCTTCATTCTTTAGAATCAAAAAGCACTCCCTCTGGAACCACTGTGTTCACTTTAACTTTAGAAGACTTTGGTAAATATAATTTCTATGCCCTACAGACAAAGGATTCCAAAACTTCTACTTGTACATCCGCCCCCCTTACCTACTCTTACCTTCCGCCAAAGATCACTGCTCTTACTTCCCCGCTGGGACTAAGTGATGTCGGAGTAGTTCCTGATATTCAAATTGCCGCTCAGAGCATCGTGAAGAATAGCCTCGTCACTTTCTACTCTGCTCCAGGCTGTCTTTCTCCTAGTGTCGCTGGTTCAGCGCCAGAGATTCAGAACTCGGCCACTATTTCCTTATCGCTATCAAGCGATGGACAGTATGAGTATTATGCCAATCAGTCCATCAATGGCGTGACCTCTGAATGCTCTTCGGTAAAATTAAGCTATGCTTTGCGCAGAACTTGCGACAGCAGCGACCTTGCAGCCACTGGGTATGCTAGAGGAACAGGGAGTAAGTTAGATCCATTTATCATTTGTTCTCCGACTCAATTCAATCGAATCGGAAGCCAGGCTTCTGATTGGAATAAATCCTTCACGATTTTAGAAAGTCTAAATTTTAATTCTATTCCAGTATCTCGTATCGGTGGTGATTCGTGTTCGATTGCGCAGTTTACTGGAGAAATTGACGGCAACAATAACGAACTTTCCAATATCACCATCAATGGTACCACCTACGCTGGTGTGTTTGGCTGCTTTAATGGTGTTATAAAAAATCTAAAGTTTAGAGATATTTCTCTGACGGGAACCTCCTATGTCGGCATTATAGGATCTGCTGGAGTTGATGATTCATTGAATACCGTAGCACGTGTTTCAAACATCCATGTTGAAAATGCCACAATCCAAGGGAATAAATACGTAGGAACGATTGCTGGTTACGCGATCAATGCAGAGCTAGATAAAAACATTGTGACAAATCTGACGATGACTCCCACTGGGACGACACCACAATGGTTTGGCGGTATTGCGGGTTTTGTTGAAAAGCTTTCCATCATCAACGATAACACCGTCAGTATTTCCGTGGCAGGATCCGTAGGTACTCACATTGGTGGTATCGTCGGCATTCTTAAGCAATCCACGATTAACTTTAACCGAAGCTCGGGTTCCATAATTCAACGCCAATACTCAGGAGGAATTGCTGGACAAATCACAGCTCCTGGCTCCGAACCCGGCTGCCTTAGTTTTTCAGATAATACGTCGAGCATTTCTTTTCCTTTTAGTGTAGCGCCTCGAAATACATATATCGGGGGCCTTGTCGGTCAACTCACACGGTGTGATGCTAAAAAGAGCAGTGCCAGTGGGAACATTGATGCTAAAGAGTACTTGGGAGGCGCCTTTGGAGCGATCAACAGCTCAAATATCAAAGCTATTTCCGCAACTGGGAATGTCTCGACGACGACAGGGTTCGCAGGAGGCTTAGTAGGAAACGCTGAATCTAGTTTCATAGCTAAGTCATCCGCCACAGGAAAGATTCAATGCTCAGATGGCGGATTTGCAATTGGGGGATTCGTTGGATATTTGAACAATTCGGAAATCATCAACTCGTATTCTTCGGGAGATGTTAGCAACGACTGGTTAGACTCCACGGGAACGGGAATTGGGGTGTCTGAAGCTGGTAAAGTTTCTTATTTTTATACTTCCTCGACAGCTTTGCGAACGGAGGTTAAGGGTTTTTTGGGAAAAGAATTTGGAGCCGCTTCGACTTATATAAATAATTATTATAAAGCTACTGCAACAGCTAGTCCTGTTAATGGAATCAATATGGTCGAAGCCAAAACTTTAGCTGAACTACAAATTCCCTCTACCTTTAACGGCTGGAATTTTAACTTTGTTTGGACAATGGATTTAGCTCAGACTCCGGTTCTAAACACCAATCGCCTTGGCGGAACCTTCTATGTATCGACAGCCGGAAGTGACGCCAACGAAGGGTCCTTCACCAATCCTTGGAAAACTCTGACATTCGCAGCATCAGAGGCAACAGCAGGTGATACGATCATCGTACGTGGAGGGCAATACGAAGAGATATTCTCTATAACTGAATCCGGAAAGGAAAATCTACCGATAGTCTTTAAAAACTATTCGGGCGAAATAGCACATCTAAAGTTTCCGACAACTCACCCAATAGACGATATCTTCCCTGTCATACGCATTTCAAACGCATCGAATATTATAATCGATGGCTTTGAAATATCTGATATTACCACCTCCGCAAAAGACTTAGAACCAATAGGTATCCTAGTCACAGGCCACGGACAAAACATCACTCTGCAAAACCTGAAAATTCGCGATATTCGCCAGTCTCACGTTGATGGCAATGCGCTTGGCATTCTGGTGCAAGGTACCGATGCCTTAGGTTTGAAGAATGTCAGAATACTTAATAATCAAATCTCAAATCTCGAAACAGGTTGGTCAGAGACCATAGCTGTTAATGGCAATGTGGAAGGTTTCCTGATCGAAGGAAATTACTTACATGACAATAATAATATCGGAATTGATATTATCGGATACGAAGATACCTGCAGTTCTTGTCCAACGGAACTTAATCGAGCTCGCAATGGAATTGTTCGAAGCAATACAATTCTTAACTCCACGTCCTTAGCGAATCCTTCCTATGCTGGCGAGCCTGGGGCAGTGGGAATTTATGTCGATGGCGGAAAAGATATTATTATTGAACTCAATCGCCTCGAGGGGAATGACTGGGGGATTGAATTATCAAGTGAAAAACCTGGTAATTTCTTTAGTAACAATGTCATCGTTAGAAACAATATTATCTCAAAAAGCAAACTCAGTGGCATTGTCTTTGGCGGCTACACAGCGACTCGCAGTGGCTGCGTTGATTGTCATATAGTGAATAATACCTTTTTCAATAACGATCTTCATAACAGCGGTGGCTCTTTCGGCGAAATCCATCTTCAACACCGAAATACCAATGTAAATATTTGGAATAATATTTTTTACGCCGAAACCTCCCCTATTCTTGTAAAGCAGACAGGGACGAGTAACACAGGAATTAATTTCGATAATAATCTATACTATCTCGCGCCAGGTAAAACACCTTTGTGGAGACTGAATGGCCAAAGCTACACTACCTTTGCAGATTTCAAAGCCGCTGGCTTTGAAACCAATGGAGCCTTTGCAAAGCCCTTGATGGTGGGTGAGCCCGATGGAGACTTCAGGCCTCTACCAAACTCACCCACTGCTGGAACTGGTAAAATGCTTCCCACTGGTATTGTGGGCACAGTGGCCTACGGCAATACATCTCGATCCAACGGGATCAAAATAGACATAGGGGCTCATGAGTATTAA
- a CDS encoding putative hydrolase (COG1078 HD superfamily phosphohydrolases) → MEIRDPVHGSLFYSEQEVAVLDTAEYQRLRAIKQLGYAEFSFPGATHNRYIHSVGVGHLAGQTFDAIFKVYPFSRPSVKTRFRQVLRLGALLHDVGHGPLSHTTEQVMPHLSELEIKLYKEQEQYGDEAHTVMNHNRRANHEDYTIKYVTDSQISETIEKQFPDILPIHVACLIDKALHCPDDFFVDGGVDFRPILSQLVSSELDVDRMDYLERDSYFCGTNYGKIDTAWLIQNMTFHRRENKMYLALNRRALYSFDDFLISRHHMHLMVYCHHKSIIYEEMLNRYLTSPDCTFVLPGKIDEYTKYNDYRLHEHLTQAENPWARRIAERRPFKVLIEQHNTSESEQPEKIKEALEKEGLEVIRTSSKARLSKYHTASPEERALQIYVVDQYDRWSSPAPISQTTEIFQRYEGARIIDRIYLAPENIQIGEQVLKNLKLS, encoded by the coding sequence ATGGAAATTAGAGACCCTGTCCACGGATCATTATTTTATTCCGAGCAAGAAGTTGCTGTTTTAGATACGGCTGAGTACCAACGCCTGCGCGCTATCAAACAATTAGGATACGCTGAGTTTAGTTTCCCAGGTGCTACCCACAATCGTTACATTCACTCTGTCGGCGTAGGTCACCTAGCGGGACAAACTTTTGATGCCATTTTCAAGGTCTATCCATTTTCTCGTCCCTCGGTAAAAACGCGTTTTCGCCAAGTCCTACGATTAGGGGCTCTTCTTCATGACGTGGGCCATGGACCTTTAAGTCACACCACTGAACAAGTCATGCCTCACCTTTCTGAACTAGAGATCAAGCTTTATAAAGAGCAAGAACAGTACGGCGATGAAGCACACACGGTGATGAATCACAATCGTCGTGCGAATCATGAAGACTATACGATTAAGTACGTCACTGATTCACAAATCTCTGAAACAATTGAAAAACAATTTCCTGACATTCTTCCGATTCACGTTGCTTGTTTAATTGATAAGGCCCTGCACTGCCCTGATGATTTCTTTGTGGATGGCGGTGTCGACTTCAGACCCATCCTGAGCCAACTAGTCAGCAGTGAACTCGATGTGGATCGCATGGATTATCTTGAAAGAGATAGTTACTTCTGTGGAACAAACTATGGAAAAATCGACACGGCTTGGTTGATTCAAAACATGACCTTCCATAGACGTGAAAATAAAATGTACTTGGCGCTAAACCGCCGCGCACTTTATTCTTTCGATGATTTCTTGATCTCGCGCCATCACATGCACTTAATGGTCTACTGTCATCACAAGAGCATCATCTATGAAGAGATGCTCAATCGCTATTTAACATCTCCGGATTGTACATTCGTACTGCCAGGAAAAATTGACGAGTACACGAAATACAATGACTACCGCCTGCATGAACATCTCACTCAAGCTGAAAATCCTTGGGCGCGAAGAATTGCAGAACGAAGACCTTTTAAAGTTCTTATCGAGCAGCACAACACTTCAGAGTCTGAACAACCTGAGAAAATCAAAGAAGCCTTGGAAAAAGAAGGACTCGAAGTTATTAGAACTTCTTCCAAAGCGCGTCTTTCAAAATATCATACGGCTTCTCCGGAAGAACGTGCTTTACAGATTTATGTAGTTGATCAATACGATCGCTGGTCTTCACCAGCGCCGATTAGTCAAACGACGGAGATTTTCCAACGCTATGAAGGTGCTCGTATCATCGATCGCATCTATCTCGCTCCAGAAAATATCCAAATCGGTGAACAAGTTTTAAAAAATTTGAAGCTTTCTTAA
- a CDS encoding flagellin (COG1344 Flagellin and related hook-associated proteins), translating into MGLRINTNTASLNAQRVLWGTKIGLDKSMEKLASGFRINRAGDDAAGLAISENLKAQVRGLKQASRNAQDGISLVQVAEGAMNEISSILIRLRELSVQAASDTVGPTERQFLNVEYDQLVSEIDRISEGTEFNGTQLLAGVGSILDFQVGTRNNPEIDRISFDASKADANSAALGVNLTSVADKASAQNALAAIDTAIVSVSAMRADFGAIQNRLQSTISNIQVSVENMSAANSRIRDVDVAEETSEMTRNNILLQAGTSVLAQANQQANTALGLLNKSFS; encoded by the coding sequence ATGGGTTTAAGAATTAATACGAACACGGCTTCGTTAAATGCCCAAAGGGTTCTATGGGGAACCAAAATCGGTCTTGATAAGAGCATGGAAAAGCTTGCATCAGGTTTCCGAATCAACAGAGCAGGGGATGATGCTGCTGGCCTAGCGATCTCTGAGAACTTAAAAGCTCAGGTAAGAGGTCTTAAGCAAGCTTCTCGAAACGCTCAAGATGGTATTTCTCTAGTACAAGTTGCAGAGGGTGCCATGAATGAAATCTCTTCAATCTTAATTCGTCTGAGAGAGTTATCAGTGCAGGCGGCTTCTGACACGGTTGGGCCGACTGAGAGACAATTCCTCAACGTCGAGTATGATCAGCTCGTATCTGAAATTGATCGTATCTCTGAAGGTACAGAGTTTAACGGAACTCAACTTTTAGCAGGTGTGGGTTCAATTCTAGATTTCCAAGTAGGAACTAGAAATAATCCAGAAATTGATAGAATTTCTTTTGATGCTTCTAAAGCAGACGCGAACTCTGCAGCACTGGGTGTAAATCTAACATCAGTTGCTGACAAAGCTTCGGCGCAAAATGCTCTAGCAGCTATTGATACAGCGATCGTGAGTGTTTCTGCAATGAGAGCAGACTTCGGTGCGATCCAGAATCGTTTGCAATCTACGATTTCAAACATTCAAGTTTCAGTAGAGAATATGTCAGCTGCCAACTCTCGTATCAGAGATGTGGATGTAGCTGAAGAGACATCTGAAATGACTAGAAATAATATCTTGTTGCAAGCAGGTACTAGCGTACTAGCACAAGCGAACCAACAAGCAAATACAGCACTAGGACTCTTGAACAAGTCATTCTCTTAA